The Gemmatimonadota bacterium genomic interval TGCCGGTGGGTCCGAGGACAGCCGGGGCGCGCCGGCTGGCCAACCCATGACCCGCGAACAGGCAGAACGGATCTTGAGTGCCATCGAGCAGGACGAACGCGAGCTCTACCGGGAGACCCTGCGCAAGGGCCGTCGCGAGACACCCCTCGCCCGCGACTGGTAATGCTTCGAATACTGGCGTTCGTCTTGGTCCTGCTTCTCGCCCCGGCACCCACCTGGGCGCAGGAGGCCGTGCGCGTCAATGCCAGCCTCTCGCCCTCGACCGTGCGTGCAGGCGAGACGGCCGTCCTCGAAATCACCATCGAGACCCGCGGCAGCGCGCCCGAGGCCATGGGCACGCCCTCCTTGCCGGAGGAACTCGAGGTCGTGGGCAGTCGCGAGTACTCTCAGGTGCAGTTCTCGCTGCCCGGCGGGCGCAGCCGCATCCACCGTCGGGAGATCGTGCTCGCCGCCCGGACGCCGGGCGAATACTGGATCCCGCCCCTGGGCGTGGTCGTGGACGGAATCCGCTACCGCACGCGCCCGCTTTCCCTTTCCGTGAGCGCCCGTCCCGCAACTGCCGCCGCGCCGGACACGGGTCCGGAGGGCGAGGTCATGCTGGCCGCCTCACTCGAGCCAGACACCGCCTTCGTCGGGCAGCAGGTGACACTCGAGTCCGAGGTCCTCATCTCCGAGGACGTGCGGCTCAGGCTCCGCCGCACGCCCGACTACCAGCCACCCAGCCCGTCGGGCTTCTGGGTCCAGGACCTCGATCCGGCCCCCGCCGTAGACCTGCGCTACCTTGGCGGCCAGCCCTACGAAGTGCAGCGGTTCCGCCGCGCCTATTTTCCGCTGGCGCCGGGCCGCTACCGCCTGGCGCCCGTCAAGATCGCGTACGACGTGCGCCGTGGCTTCCTGAACGCGCCCGAGACACACCAGGTAGCCAGTGATTCGTTGCGCCTGGTAGTGCTGCCCGTTCCCGAGGCCGGCAAGCCGCCCGGCTTCGCGGGTGCCGTCGGCAGCTTCGAGATCCAGGCCAGCCTCGAGCCCGCCGAAGTGCCCGCCGGCGAGGCGGCCGTCCTGAGCGTGGAGGTGGCGGGCGCGGGGAATGTCAAGGCCTTACCCGCGCCACAGCTACCCCGCATACCGGGGGTGCAGGTTTACTCGCCCGGAGAGGAAGCGGAGGTCCGTTCCAGCGGTGGCGTCGTCGAGGGGCGAAAGCGCTTTAGCTGGGTGCTTGTCCCCGACCGGCCCGGCCGCATCCAGCTCCCGGAGATCGAATACCCATTCTTTGACCCCGCCCGCCGCCTATACGCGGTGGCCAGAGCTGCCGCGCCGCCCCTGCGCGTGCGCCCCGCCGCTATTGATGTCGCCCGGGGCAGTCGCCCGGCCGTGCTCCAGGTTCTCAAGACAGAACCAGCCGGTGAGTCGCGCCTGCGCTGGGTCCGCTCGCCCGGTTTTGCCGCCCTGCAGCTCGTCCCGCTCGCGGCCCTGGTTTGGGCGGCCTGGCACCGCCGTACCCGTCACCGGCCCCGGCCGCCCTCCCGCAACCTGCTGCGACGGCGGTGCCTCGAAGCGCTCGCTCAGGCCCGCGCCGAGTCTACCGGTCCCGTGTTCCTCAAGGCCGTGGCAGACGCACTGCGCGGCTGGCTCGCCGAGCGCTTTGACGACCCTTCGCTGCGTCGCTCGGCCGGCCCGAATCTGAGCCGTGCCCTCGAGGCGCAAGGCGCCGCCGCGGGGACCGCTCGCGAGATCGCCGAGCTGCTGGACCAGCTCGAGCACGCCCGCTACGAGCCCGCCCCGCCCACCCGCGACCAGCGCCGCGAACTGCTCGCAGCGGCCGAACGGCTCGTCACCACGCTCGACCGGCAAGTGCGCCGGCCACGCAGACGGCGGGCAGCCGCCGCACCCGGCGCCCTGCTCCCGTTCCTGCTGGCAGCCCTGCCCATCGCTTCCAAGGCCCAAGCGGCCGCGCCACCGGCCGCCTCCGCGGCGCAGGCGCCCGCCGCCCAAACCTCCACGGCCCCCTTCCCTAACGGCGTGCTCCACTTCCTGGCCGGCGATTACGGCAGCGCGACCGGCGAGTTCCTCGAGTTCGTGCGCCGCCACCCCCGCGATCCCCACGGCTGGTACAACCTGGGCAACGCCTACTACGAGGCCGGGCAGAGCGGCCGCGCCATCTGGGCCTGGCTGCGCGCGCTCCGCCTCCAGCCTCGCGATCAGGACGCGCGCCAAAACCTGGCTATGGCCGCCGCGCCAGCCTCCCTCCTCCGCCGCGCCGTGCCCACCTTGCCCCTCTCTGCCCCGGAAACCCTGCTCCTCGCCGCGCTGGCCTGGTGGCTCGCCGCCGCCACCCTAGTGGCCGCGGCGCTCCGCCCCCCGCGGAGCACGCGTGCCACAGGCGCCGGGATCGTGCTCCTGCTCCTGGCCCTGCTGGGCGCCTGGACCGGCCTGCGCCACACCCCCGACACCGCCCTCACCCTGGACAGCGAGACGCCGCTCCGGGCCGCGCCCAGCAGCCGCGAGGAGGTGCTCCGATCCCTGCCCGCGGCCACCCCACTCACCATGCTCCGCCGCCACGCCGGTTGGGTGCAGATCCGGGCCGGCGACGGCTCCCAGGGCTGGATCGAACGCCGCCGCCTCGGGCGCATCTGAGCGGCGCCGCTCCGCGTTCCCGACAGGATGGCGATCCCGTGCGCTCCCGTTGCCGCTCTCTTCCCGTTCTGGTAGCCGCAGTGCCTCCACGCCCGCGCTGAGCCAGGGGCAACGCTTGACCCGCCGGGAAGGCGGCCTATACTTCCGCCCAGCCCAACGCCTGCGCGCCCCGGGAGTCGCCGTGCACCGGTTCCCCAATCTCACCCTCATCGAGCATCCGCTCATCCAGCATAAGCTGGCCACGCTGCGGGACCGGGCTACATCGAAGAAGAGCTTCCGCGAGCTGGTGGACGAGATCTCGATGCTCATGGCTTACGAGGCCACCAAGGATCTGCCGCTCGAGGCTGTGCCGGTCGAGACGCCGCTCGAAGCCACCACCGGCTACGTTGTCAGTGGCAAGAAGCTGACGCTCGTGCCCATCCTGCGTGCGGGGCTGGGGATGGTCGAGGGGGTGCTGCGTCTCGTGCCCTCGGCGCGGGTCGGGCACATCGGGCTGTACCGCGAGCACGAGACGCTGCAGCCCGTGGACTACTACTTCAAGATTCCGGGCGAGCCCGAGGCGCGCGACTTCATCCTGCTGGATCCCATGCTCGCCACGGGCGGCTCCGCGGTGGCCGCGGTTCACTCACTCAAGGCCCATGGTGCTGCCCGTGTCCGCTTCATGTGCCTGGTGGCGGCGCCAGAGGGGGTGCAGCGCATGCTGGACGCGCACCCGGACGTACAGGTCTTTGCCGCTGCGCTGGACCGCCAACTGGACGAGCGAGGCTACATCCTCCCCGGCCTGGGCGACGCCGGCGACCGGTTGTTCGGCACCCGCTGATCCGCTAACTTCTGATCGTATCCAGCGACAGGGGCCCGTAGCTCAGGCGGTCAGAGCAACCGACTCATAATCGGCAGGTCGTGGGTTCGAGTCCCACCGGGCCCATCCGCAGCAAGGGCGGGCGCCCGATCACCGGGCGGCGGTCAACGGTCCGGTACCTTGCGCCGCAGCTCCTCCAGCCAGACCACCGCCTCGGAGTCGCTCGGTGCGCGCCAGTCGCTGCGCGGCGAGAGGGAGCCGCCCGAGCCCACCTTCGGCCCGTTCGGCAGCGCGGAGCGCTTGAACTGGCTGGTCTTGAAGAAGCGGTAGAGGAAGACCTCCAGCCATTTCTTGATGGTGGCCAGGTCATACTCGCGCCGCTTCTCCCGCGGGATCAGTTCCGGCCAGTTGCCCGCCTCACGGTCGCCCCAGGCATGATGCGCCAGGTACGCCACCTTGCTCGGCCGGAAGCCGAAGCGCGTGATGTAGTAGAGGTGGAAGTCCTGAAGCTCGAAGGGCCCGACAACGGCTTCACTGCTCTGCGGCGCTGCCTGCTCGCCCTCCCCGGATGGAACCAGCTCGGGCGAGATCTCCGTCTCCAGGATCGAGAGCAGCGCTTCGTTGGTCGTGGCATCGAACTGCCCGGACTCGACGACCCAACGGATGAGATACTGAATGAGCGTCTTGGGCACGGAGGCGTTGACGTTGTAATGCGACATCTGATCGCCCACGCCGTACGTCGCCCAGCCTAACGCCAGCTCGCTCAGATCACCCGTCCCGACCACGATGGCGTCGTGGAGGTTGGCCAGCCGGAAAAGGTGAGAGGTACGCTCGCCGGCCTGGACGTTCTCGAAGGTGATGTCGTAGACGGATTCCCCCTCGGCGTAAGGGTGACCGATGTCGCGCAGCATCTGGGTCGCCGAGGGCCGGATGTCGATCTCGGCCGCTGTGACGCCCAGGGCGGCCATCAGGCGGTGCGCGTTGGCCCGGGTCCGCTCGCTGGTCGCGAAGCCCGGGAGCGTGTACCCGAGCACATGGGCGCGAGGCAGCCCGAGCCGGTCCATCGTCTGGGCAGCGACGATCACAGCCTGCGTCGAGTCGAGTCCGCCCGAGACGCCGATCACCACCTTCTGGATCCCCGTGCCCGTCAGACGCTTCATGAGCCCGTGGACCTGGATGTTGTAGGCCTCGAAGCAGCGGGCATCGAGGTCGTGAGGATCGCTGGGCACGTAGGGGAAGCGCTCGACGCGCCGCCGCAGCTCTACCTCCCCTTCGGGGACGGCCAGCTCGAAGGTGACGCGGCGGAGCTGCCGCACCCGTTCCAGGTGCTCGCTCAGCATGTCGTTGAAGCTCGTCATGCGCGCGCGTTCCTGCACCAGACGCTCCAGATCGATGTCGGCCGCGATGAGCTGCTCCTCGGCGGCGAAACGCCGGGATTCGGCGAGGAGATCGTTGTTCTCATAGATGAGCGCGTGACCGTCCCACGCCAGGTCGGTCGTCGACTCGCCCGGCCCGGCGGCGGAATAGAGGTACGCGGCGATGCACTTGGCCGACTGGCTGGCACAGAGGCGACGGCGGTACTCGGACTTCCCGATAGTGATGTTGCTGGCCGAGAGATTGGCCAGCACGGTCGCGCCGGCCAGGGCGCCCCAGGTGCTGGGCGGGATCGGCACCCACACGTCCTCGCAGATTTCCACGAAGAGCGCCAGCCCTTCCACGTTCCCGGCCTCGAAGACCAGGTCATTGCCCAGGGGGACAACTTCGCCCAGGAAGCTCACCTCCCGTCTCGCCGCCCACGCGCCGGGGGTGAACTGGCGCCGCTCGTAGAACTCGCGGTAGTTCGGGAGGTAGGTCTTGGGCACAATGCCCAGCACGCGGCCGCGGTAGATCACCACGGCGCAGTTGAAGAGCTTCCCCTCGAAGCGCAGCGGAGCGCCCACCAGCAGTACAGGCAAGAGCGCGCGGCTCTCGTGCACCAGGCGTTCCAGCGCACTCTCGACAGCCTCGAGAAGCGCATCCTGCTGAAACAGGTCCTCGTTGCTGTAGGCCGAGATCCCCAGCTCCGGAAAGAGCGCCACCACAGCACCGCGCTCCGAGGCGCCACGGGCCAGACCCAGCGTGCGCTCCACGTTGTAGACAGGATCCGCCACGCGGCCGGAGGGGATGCAGACCGCCGCACGGACGAAGCCGTGGGAATAGATCGAGTGGAAAGGTCGGCCCATGAAATCCTGGCTCCGTGTCTTTAGCCGATAGCATACTCGGGCGCCAGCCGCGCCTTGGCAATAATGGTCGGCTCGACTAGAGTAACGCCCTGCACCCCTCACGCCCAGCAGGATGGCGCCGCATGAGCTGCCGCATGGTACAGGTCGACGCATTCACCGACCGGCCCTTTGCCGGCAATCCCGCGGCCGTCTGCATCCTCGCCCAGCCCGCGCCGCACCCCTGGATGCAGGCAGTCGCCCGCGAAATGAACCTCTCCGAGACCGCATTCCTGCACCCCGAAGGCCAGGCCTACCGCCTGCGCTGGTTCACGCCCACCACCGAGGTCGAGCTGTGCGGCCACGCCACCCTCGCCAGCGCCCACGTCCTCTGGGAAGACGGCCACCTGCCGGCCGATCAAACGGCGCGCTTCCACACACTCAGCGGACCGCTCGCCGCACGGCGGAGCGGGGAAGGGATCGAGATGGACTTCCCGGCCCTACCACCCGAGCCCGCTGCCGCACCCCCGGGGCTCGCGGCGGCGCTCGGAGCCAACGCCGTAGCCATCGCTCGCAGCCGCTTCGACTACCTCATCGAGCTCGAATCCGCCGCCCAGATCCGCAATCTCCAGCCGGACTTCTCCCGCCTGCGCAACATCCCCGCGCGCGGGATCATCGTCACCGCCCGCGCCGATACCCCGGAGTACGACTTCATCTCCCGCTTCTTCGCACCCGCCGCCGGCGTCGATGAGGACCCCGTCACCGGCTCCGCCCACTGCTCTCTCGGCCCCTATTGGAGTGCTCGCCTGGGCAAGACCGAGCTCGCCGCCTACCAGGCTTCGGCGCGCGGCGGCTCGCTCCGCCTCACCCTGCACCACCAGCGTATCGCGTTGTGGGGAAAGGCAGTTACCGTGCTGCACGCCCAGCTCCTCGCCTGAAATCCAGACGTTCCCCACCACCCCCAAACCGGCTAAGTACACTCCTGACAACAAGACCCTTGCGCCGGCGGAGCAAATGTTTTTTATTTGTCATCCCTCACCCCACAGGAGTCGCAGCTACGTTTCAGGTACTCTGGCGTCGCTTGCCCATCAGCGTCGGCACTCGCTGTCCGGTCTGCGGGTGTCAGGCGTGGCGTGTGACGCCCCCCTTGTATCTGCGTCCCCTCACCTGGGTGTTCCAGTACGGTTCCAGCTTCCGGCGTTGTCTCAATTGCACGTGGCACGGGTTCACGCTGCCATGAGCGAGGGGATCCTGCGCCACTGAGCCGGGCCGACCGCCCCCGTGTCGGGACAGCAGCTACCGGCTTTTCGCCGTGTAGCGGCGCGCAGCGCCGCCGCACGGCATTGCTGTCTCCGCCTGCCTCATCCATTCTGCTTTGCGAATTCGACGACTAAGACAACTCGCGAACCGGGAGGAATCATGCGAGGTCGCACTCCTTTCCGGCCGGCGGCTGCCGTTTCCGCGGCCATCGGTCTTGTTCTTTGTTCCGTCGCGCCGGCAGCGCCGCAGAGCCGACTCTCGGAGGCGGCCGCCAGGCTCCGTTGCGACGGGGACAACGGCGGGATCACTCTGCCGGCTGGTTTCTGCGCGGTCGTGGTGGCGGACACGGTGGGGCGAGCTCGGCATCTCGTCGTCGCTGCCAATGGCGATGTCTTCGTGGCGCTGGCCAACCGCCGGGATCAGCAGGGCGTCACGCTCACTGGTGGCGTACTGGCGCTCCGGGATACCACGGGCGACGGGCGTGCCGATGTCCGGGTGCGCTTCGGTCCGGACGGCGGCACGGGTATCGCCCTGGTCGGTCAACACCTGTATTTCGCGACCGATGACGCAGTGCTGCGTTACGCGCTTCCCCCGGACAGCCTCCAGCCCGTGGGTCTGCCAGACACGGTTGTCGCCGGGCTCCCCGTAGGCGGGCACCGCGCCAAGTCGATCGCTCTGGACGGCCGGGGCTCGCTCTACGTCAACATCGGCTCGCGCACGAACGCCTGTCAGGTCGAGGATCGGCAGCCGGCCTCGCCTGGCATCGACCCCTGCCCTGAACTCGAAGTACGCGCCGGCATCTGGAGGTTCGAGGCCAGCCGCAAGGGTCAGACGCCGGCCGACGGCGAGCGGTTCTCCACCGGGCTGCGCAACGTCGTCGCCCTCGCTCTCCATGCGCCGAGCGGCACGCTCTACGGC includes:
- a CDS encoding PQQ-dependent sugar dehydrogenase, which codes for MRGRTPFRPAAAVSAAIGLVLCSVAPAAPQSRLSEAAARLRCDGDNGGITLPAGFCAVVVADTVGRARHLVVAANGDVFVALANRRDQQGVTLTGGVLALRDTTGDGRADVRVRFGPDGGTGIALVGQHLYFATDDAVLRYALPPDSLQPVGLPDTVVAGLPVGGHRAKSIALDGRGSLYVNIGSRTNACQVEDRQPASPGIDPCPELEVRAGIWRFEASRKGQTPADGERFSTGLRNVVALALHAPSGTLYGAQHGRDQLFQNWPAFFTAEASAEKPSEEFVRLEKGDDFGWPYCYHDAEAARKLLAPEYGGDGRKVGRCAQKKLPLLAFPGHWAPNGLVFYTRAGSRAPALFPAAYRGGAFIAFHGSWNRAPLPQQGYKVVFLPFRDGLPTGAYETFADGFAGGQIMAPGQARHRPTGLAVGADGSLYVTDDAGGRIWRVLPAAATATTGTSGAAAAPRSGA
- a CDS encoding PhzF family phenazine biosynthesis protein, translated to MSCRMVQVDAFTDRPFAGNPAAVCILAQPAPHPWMQAVAREMNLSETAFLHPEGQAYRLRWFTPTTEVELCGHATLASAHVLWEDGHLPADQTARFHTLSGPLAARRSGEGIEMDFPALPPEPAAAPPGLAAALGANAVAIARSRFDYLIELESAAQIRNLQPDFSRLRNIPARGIIVTARADTPEYDFISRFFAPAAGVDEDPVTGSAHCSLGPYWSARLGKTELAAYQASARGGSLRLTLHHQRIALWGKAVTVLHAQLLA
- the upp gene encoding uracil phosphoribosyltransferase, which produces MHRFPNLTLIEHPLIQHKLATLRDRATSKKSFRELVDEISMLMAYEATKDLPLEAVPVETPLEATTGYVVSGKKLTLVPILRAGLGMVEGVLRLVPSARVGHIGLYREHETLQPVDYYFKIPGEPEARDFILLDPMLATGGSAVAAVHSLKAHGAARVRFMCLVAAPEGVQRMLDAHPDVQVFAAALDRQLDERGYILPGLGDAGDRLFGTR
- a CDS encoding NAD(+) synthase, whose amino-acid sequence is MGRPFHSIYSHGFVRAAVCIPSGRVADPVYNVERTLGLARGASERGAVVALFPELGISAYSNEDLFQQDALLEAVESALERLVHESRALLPVLLVGAPLRFEGKLFNCAVVIYRGRVLGIVPKTYLPNYREFYERRQFTPGAWAARREVSFLGEVVPLGNDLVFEAGNVEGLALFVEICEDVWVPIPPSTWGALAGATVLANLSASNITIGKSEYRRRLCASQSAKCIAAYLYSAAGPGESTTDLAWDGHALIYENNDLLAESRRFAAEEQLIAADIDLERLVQERARMTSFNDMLSEHLERVRQLRRVTFELAVPEGEVELRRRVERFPYVPSDPHDLDARCFEAYNIQVHGLMKRLTGTGIQKVVIGVSGGLDSTQAVIVAAQTMDRLGLPRAHVLGYTLPGFATSERTRANAHRLMAALGVTAAEIDIRPSATQMLRDIGHPYAEGESVYDITFENVQAGERTSHLFRLANLHDAIVVGTGDLSELALGWATYGVGDQMSHYNVNASVPKTLIQYLIRWVVESGQFDATTNEALLSILETEISPELVPSGEGEQAAPQSSEAVVGPFELQDFHLYYITRFGFRPSKVAYLAHHAWGDREAGNWPELIPREKRREYDLATIKKWLEVFLYRFFKTSQFKRSALPNGPKVGSGGSLSPRSDWRAPSDSEAVVWLEELRRKVPDR
- a CDS encoding BatD family protein, which translates into the protein MVLLLAPAPTWAQEAVRVNASLSPSTVRAGETAVLEITIETRGSAPEAMGTPSLPEELEVVGSREYSQVQFSLPGGRSRIHRREIVLAARTPGEYWIPPLGVVVDGIRYRTRPLSLSVSARPATAAAPDTGPEGEVMLAASLEPDTAFVGQQVTLESEVLISEDVRLRLRRTPDYQPPSPSGFWVQDLDPAPAVDLRYLGGQPYEVQRFRRAYFPLAPGRYRLAPVKIAYDVRRGFLNAPETHQVASDSLRLVVLPVPEAGKPPGFAGAVGSFEIQASLEPAEVPAGEAAVLSVEVAGAGNVKALPAPQLPRIPGVQVYSPGEEAEVRSSGGVVEGRKRFSWVLVPDRPGRIQLPEIEYPFFDPARRLYAVARAAAPPLRVRPAAIDVARGSRPAVLQVLKTEPAGESRLRWVRSPGFAALQLVPLAALVWAAWHRRTRHRPRPPSRNLLRRRCLEALAQARAESTGPVFLKAVADALRGWLAERFDDPSLRRSAGPNLSRALEAQGAAAGTAREIAELLDQLEHARYEPAPPTRDQRRELLAAAERLVTTLDRQVRRPRRRRAAAAPGALLPFLLAALPIASKAQAAAPPAASAAQAPAAQTSTAPFPNGVLHFLAGDYGSATGEFLEFVRRHPRDPHGWYNLGNAYYEAGQSGRAIWAWLRALRLQPRDQDARQNLAMAAAPASLLRRAVPTLPLSAPETLLLAALAWWLAAATLVAAALRPPRSTRATGAGIVLLLLALLGAWTGLRHTPDTALTLDSETPLRAAPSSREEVLRSLPAATPLTMLRRHAGWVQIRAGDGSQGWIERRRLGRI